The Calditrichota bacterium genome includes a region encoding these proteins:
- a CDS encoding YeeE/YedE family protein, translating to MAPFPIEQILGHWGAYVIFLLIGIGFGATLEMTGFGNSTKLAAQFYFKDQTVLKTMFTAIIVAMLLIFLSTGLKLLDYSVIFVNPTYIIPVVVGGFIMGFGFIIGGY from the coding sequence ATGGCTCCTTTTCCAATAGAACAAATTTTAGGCCATTGGGGCGCTTACGTAATCTTTTTGCTGATTGGCATAGGATTCGGCGCTACGTTAGAAATGACCGGCTTTGGCAATTCTACTAAATTAGCAGCGCAATTCTATTTCAAGGATCAAACGGTCCTGAAAACCATGTTTACGGCGATCATTGTCGCCATGCTGCTGATTTTTCTTTCCACTGGTTTGAAGTTGTTGGATTACAGCGTCATTTTTGTCAATCCGACTTACATTATTCCGGTGGTGGTTGGCGGTTTTATTATGGGTTTTGGTTTTATCATCGGCGGTTACTGA
- a CDS encoding YeeE/YedE family protein has translation MPGKPYMNPYKGGVILGIVLFLAYFITGDGLGASGGLNRFVVFLEKIFAPGHVNQVPYLINIGGGPRNPLDHWIVFLTLGILVGGFLSGLINKRLKAMTGKGPHVSVKTRWLLAFIGGSLMGYGARMARGCTSGQGLNGGATLAVGSWAFLFAIFLGGYLLAYFLRKQWN, from the coding sequence ATGCCCGGCAAGCCGTACATGAATCCGTACAAAGGCGGCGTTATCCTGGGAATTGTTTTGTTTCTGGCATATTTTATTACCGGCGACGGCCTCGGCGCCTCTGGCGGATTGAATCGGTTTGTTGTTTTTTTAGAAAAAATATTTGCGCCGGGTCATGTGAACCAAGTTCCCTATCTGATCAACATTGGCGGCGGACCTAGAAATCCGCTTGACCACTGGATTGTTTTTTTGACTTTGGGCATTCTTGTGGGCGGGTTTCTTTCCGGTTTAATTAATAAAAGACTCAAAGCAATGACCGGAAAAGGTCCCCATGTTTCCGTGAAAACGCGGTGGCTGCTCGCTTTCATCGGCGGTAGTTTGATGGGATACGGCGCTCGGATGGCTCGCGGCTGCACTTCAGGCCAGGGGCTCAACGGTGGGGCGACGTTGGCCGTCGGCAGTTGGGCGTTCTTGTTCGCCATTTTTCTTGGCGGCTATCTTTTGGCTTATTTTTTAAGAAAACAATGGAATTAA